Proteins found in one Terribacillus sp. DMT04 genomic segment:
- the pdxT gene encoding pyridoxal 5'-phosphate synthase glutaminase subunit PdxT: MKIGVLALQGAVAEHARTVEAVGAEAVLVKHVEQLADLDGLILPGGESTAMRRLIDRYDFLEPLRAFGESGKPIFGTCAGMILLAKQIHNQASSHLGLMDVTVERNAFGRQVDSFEADLAIKDVGEDFPAVFIRAPYILEAGDGVEILSENTGRIVAARDRHYLATAFHPELTEDTRLMSYFLRMVEEAAGKVAHR, encoded by the coding sequence ATGAAAATCGGTGTTTTAGCACTTCAAGGTGCAGTAGCGGAGCATGCGCGAACAGTAGAAGCTGTTGGTGCCGAAGCGGTTCTAGTGAAACATGTGGAACAGCTAGCTGATTTGGATGGATTAATTTTGCCTGGCGGTGAAAGTACTGCGATGCGCAGACTGATTGATCGGTACGACTTCTTGGAGCCGTTACGCGCTTTTGGAGAATCAGGTAAGCCAATCTTCGGGACTTGTGCCGGGATGATCTTGTTGGCAAAACAGATTCATAATCAAGCATCCAGTCATCTTGGTTTGATGGATGTGACGGTCGAGCGAAATGCTTTCGGACGACAGGTGGACAGCTTTGAAGCAGACCTCGCCATTAAAGATGTGGGGGAGGACTTTCCAGCAGTATTCATTCGGGCTCCTTATATTCTTGAAGCGGGAGATGGCGTCGAGATATTAAGTGAGAATACAGGACGCATTGTAGCGGCGAGAGATCGTCATTATTTAGCAACAGCCTTCCATCCTGAGCTGACGGAAGATACGAGATTAATGAGCTATTTTTTAAGAATGGTAGAAGAGGCGGCTGGGAAAGTAGCGCATCGTTAA
- a CDS encoding aldehyde dehydrogenase → MENYQELLNKQRIFFRSGRTKDVQFRIKSLQALKDLIQAHEQAILDAVKEDLNKSEMEAKRAEVGLVISEINFTLDNIESWAETKEVPTAESHAGAKSFIQPEPYGSALVIAPWNYPFQLAVSPLVGAIAGGNTAVLKPSELTPKTSAVLSGLINDHFPEEYLHVVEGEVETSTALLKEDFDYIFFTGSTGVGKIVAEAAAKHLTPVTLELGGKSPTIVYNDANLDEAALRIARGKFANAGQTCVAPDYLLVHSSVKDTLLAKLKAAIASMYGENIVENPNFGHIVSARHFDRLKGFLDNGTVVTGGQSNRDQLIIEPTILDAISWEDPIMQDEIFGPILPVIEYSDTSDIINRITERPKPLALYLFTEDEALQDEILANISFGGGAINDTLSHMTSHYLPFGGVGASGMGAYHGKASFDTFSHYKSILKR, encoded by the coding sequence ATGGAGAACTATCAAGAGCTTTTAAATAAACAGCGTATTTTCTTCAGAAGCGGCAGAACGAAGGATGTACAATTTCGGATAAAATCGTTACAAGCGTTGAAAGATCTTATTCAAGCACATGAACAAGCTATTTTGGATGCTGTAAAAGAAGATTTGAACAAGTCCGAGATGGAGGCAAAGCGCGCAGAGGTTGGTTTAGTAATAAGTGAAATCAACTTCACGCTGGATAACATAGAATCTTGGGCAGAAACGAAAGAGGTTCCAACAGCCGAATCACATGCGGGTGCAAAAAGCTTTATCCAGCCGGAACCCTATGGCAGTGCACTCGTCATTGCGCCATGGAATTACCCATTCCAGCTAGCCGTATCACCATTAGTAGGCGCGATTGCGGGCGGAAATACAGCGGTGTTAAAGCCATCTGAACTAACACCAAAAACATCAGCCGTTCTGTCTGGTCTTATTAATGACCATTTCCCAGAAGAATATCTGCATGTTGTAGAGGGAGAAGTGGAGACGAGCACGGCGCTGTTAAAAGAAGACTTTGATTATATCTTTTTCACAGGCAGCACAGGTGTCGGTAAGATTGTGGCAGAAGCAGCAGCCAAGCATTTAACACCAGTAACACTTGAACTTGGCGGAAAGAGTCCGACGATTGTCTATAACGATGCGAACTTGGATGAAGCAGCGCTCCGTATTGCGCGTGGTAAATTTGCTAATGCTGGTCAAACATGTGTTGCACCAGACTATCTATTAGTCCACAGTAGTGTAAAAGATACGTTGTTAGCTAAATTGAAAGCTGCTATCGCAAGCATGTACGGCGAAAACATTGTAGAAAACCCTAACTTTGGTCACATTGTAAGTGCCAGACATTTTGACCGTCTCAAAGGCTTCTTGGACAATGGAACAGTGGTGACAGGCGGACAAAGCAATCGCGATCAACTAATCATCGAACCAACCATTTTGGATGCTATTTCTTGGGAGGACCCGATTATGCAGGATGAAATTTTCGGACCTATTTTGCCAGTGATAGAATACAGCGATACATCCGATATCATCAACCGTATAACAGAGCGGCCAAAACCGCTTGCGCTTTACTTATTTACAGAAGATGAGGCGTTACAAGATGAAATCCTAGCTAACATTTCATTCGGCGGCGGCGCAATAAATGATACGCTCAGCCATATGACATCTCATTACTTGCCATTCGGCGGAGTCGGAGCAAGCGGAATGGGAGCATATCACGGAAAAGCAAGCTTTGATACGTTTTCTCATTATAAGAGTATATTGAAGCGTTAA